A single genomic interval of Lathyrus oleraceus cultivar Zhongwan6 chromosome 7, CAAS_Psat_ZW6_1.0, whole genome shotgun sequence harbors:
- the LOC127100429 gene encoding uncharacterized protein LOC127100429 isoform X9 — translation MPSKESKITGIPGPKSNVSANATTTRSGMLSSGSSKRNQNAHPSLPKNPTPSIPSLSKNPTPSIPRMSKNPTPSISSLSKNPTYVPSIPKVDMADKCSVSRSLTKQAGKLSDTPVSILRPPSRMDQTTHQTGTIKSSGLRKPSPSIGFFSQVKASGSHSLQKSSIPCKPSESNIPKLRKLGTVSVKEARSKIVKGAAKNRTKELSHSDVNSEAIVPIDNKQKAGVEVDFDSSSFEIISKQAEVENILDDVILKSKEQGELHENEIISSMENMVLPTHEKEFLTKSQTHEQLEKDADHTLEKMSDTNELSLSDVKPEAIVQIDNKQMAGVEVDCDSSIFEIISKQAEVENILDDVILKSKEQGELHENEIISSMENMVLPTREKEFLTKSQTHEQLEKEADHTLEKVSDTKELSLSDVKPEAIMQIDNKQMAGVEVDCDSSVFEIISKQAEVENILDDVILKSKEQGELHENEIISSMENMVLPTHEKEFLTKSQTHEQLEKEADHTLEKVSDTKELSLSDVKPEAIVQIDNKQMAGVEVDCDSSVFEIISKQAEVENILDDVILKSKEQGELHENEIISSMENMVLPTHEKEFLTKSQTHEQLEKEADHTLEKVSDTKELSLSDVKPEAIVQIDNKQMPGVEGDCDSSIFEIISKQAEVENILDDVILKSKEQGELHENEIISSMENMVIPTHENELLKKSQTHEQLEKEADHTLDNKLYDVTSNGDRSSYQEPQSTLFPIMQRTSNTVQNTIGQDEDDQIKGPTGDIPPFKESLILQAEFSGEFKGYKSAKTALLNSSLDDFCKTVPEGSKQGTPCKNTEQVNCGADEFGRYEGDAQGHLLNESLIINCKKTTQSNLDAVSQQLQADQPKALNPSGVEEIGPEKENISDMNSSQPVHVTSLFSKGSPENSILGINDASEDESKIIEIKDCQLPVDDQLGFILRSPVDKECDQVIDSKAIRDRTPEFELDRLSENCITVSASSLADDNNINEDSYLPGFQKSSAVVAVNSQDVHLDSDFLPKVIVSSTEIKEQNLVEDAFEGCGFHSNEHNATNHHIEDMSVNIEGNHDVDGKVELLQINDVDEKAEFLQINDVDEKMELLQINDVEDGNHDVDEKVELLQINDVEDGNHVVLQIKDVDEKVELLQINDVEDENHDVDEKVELLQINGAEDGNRDVDEKVELLQINDVDEMVELLQINDVDEKVELLQLNDVEDGNHDVDEKVELLQINGAEDGNRDVDEKVELLQINGAEDKNRDVDEKVELLQINNVDEKVELLQINDVEDGNHDVDEKVELLRINGAEDGNCDLDENVDLLQINDVDEKVEHLQINDVDEKVEILQINDVEDGNHDVDGKVELLQIIGAEDGNRDLDEKVELLQINDVDEKVELLQINDVDEKVEILQINDVEDGNHDVDKKVELLQINGAEDGNRDVDEKVELLQINDVDEKVELLQINGAEDGNHDVDEKVELLQINGADDGNCDVDEKVELLQINDVDEKVELLQINDVEDGNHDVDEKVELLQINGAEDGNHDVEDKVELLQINDAEEGLSDILPLVETQLNMNFFSSEFDSSIEVSEDPFSTAVSLICEKQCSLSENSKLLSSDMLVNKDGNQGVDEKVELLQINGAEEGSLDISPSVEIQLENVISAEFDSSTKVSEDPCLLSEKSKLLASENSIFNATIPQGSEVSSMKLNENAISAELGSSIDVSEGPCLLSEKSKLLASENSIFNATIPEGSEVSSVKLNRNAISADLDSSIQVSEGPFTSAVAWKSEEQCLLSEKSKLLDSDNSIFIETILQGNEVGSVNSESLSDAAVTTVFENDKSPNTDMASQSKDKIDFPEEDNGKIIHLEIDATKTKQEVPIAKPPLNVAPFTEEWLAAIEAAGEEILMMKSGAVQNSPPDKVQNEPNPWSPVKKNQEIGPFDCTKITKHNIQSSDPS, via the exons ATGCCGAGTAAAGAGTCAAAAATCACTGGGATACCAGGACCAAAATCCAATGTTTCTGCAAATGCAACTACCACTAGGAGTGGAATGTTGAGCTCAGGTTCCTCAAAAAGAAATCAGAATGCACATCCTA GCCTGCCAAAAAATCCTACGCCAAGCATCCCTAGCCTATCAAAAAATCCTACGCCAAGCATCCCTCGCATGTCAAAAAATCCTACACCAAGCATCTCTAGCCTGTCAAAAAATCCTACATATGTTCCAAGCATCCCTAAAGTTGATATGGCTGACAAGTGTTCTGTTAGTAGAAGTCTTACCAAGCAGGCTGGAAAACTTTCG GATACCCCAGTTTCCATACTACGTCCACCATCCAGAATGGATCAAACAACGCATCAAACAGGGACAATAAAATCATCAGGCCTACGGAAGCCATCTCCCTCCATTGGTTTCTTTTCTCAG GTAAAAGCTTCCGGTTCACACAGCTTGCAGAAAAGCTCCATACCCTGCAAACCTTCAGAGAGTAACATTCCTAAACTAAGGAAGTTGGGAACAGTTTCTGTTAAAGAAGCAAGGTCCAAAATTGTCAAAGGGGCAGCAAAGAATCGTACTAAGGAATTAAGCCATTCAGATGTCAACTCAGAAGCAATTGTGCCAATAGACAATAAGCAGAAGGCTGGTGTAGAAGTGGATTTTGATTCTTCTAGTTTTGAAATAATAAGTAAGCAAGCAGAGGTTGAAAACATTCTTGATGATGTCATCTTAAAATCTAAGGAGCAAGGAGAACTACATGAAAATGAGATCATTTCAAGCATGGAGAACATGGTATTACCTACACATGAAAAGGAATTTCTTACGAAGAGTCAGACACACGAGCAGTTGGAGAAAGACGCTGACCACACTCTGGAGAAAATGTCAGACACTAATGAATTAAGCCTTTCAGATGTCAAGCCAGAAGCAATCGTGCAAATAGACAATAAGCAGATGGCTGGTGTAGAAGTGGATTGTGATTCTTCGATTTTTGAAATAATAAGTAAGCAAGCAGAGGTTGAAAACATTCTTGATGATGTCATCTTAAAATCCAAGGAACAAGGAGAACTACATGAAAATGAGATCATTTCTAGCATGGAGAACATGGTATTACCTACACGTGAAAAGGAATTTCTTACAAAGAGTCAGACACATGAGCAGTTGGAGAAAGAGGCTGACCACACTCTGGAGAAAGTGTCAGACACTAAGGAATTAAGCCTTTCAGACGTCAAGCCAGAAGCAATCATGCAAATAGACAATAAGCAGATGGCTGGTGTAGAAGTGGATTGTGATTCTTCGGTTTTTGAAATAATAAGTAAGCAAGCAGAGGTTGAAAACATTCTTGATGATGTCATCTTAAAATCTAAGGAGCAAGGAGAACTACATGAAAATGAGATCATTTCAAGCATGGAGAACATGGTATTACCTACACATGAAAAGGAATTTCTTACGAAGAGTCAGACACATGAGCAGTTGGAGAAAGAGGCTGACCACACTCTGGAGAAAGTGTCAGACACTAAGGAATTAAGCCTTTCAGATGTCAAGCCAGAAGCAATCGTGCAAATAGACAATAAGCAGATGGCTGGTGTAGAAGTGGATTGTGATTCTTCGGTTTTTGAAATAATAAGTAAGCAAGCAGAGGTTGAAAACATTCTTGATGATGTTATCTTAAAATCCAAGGAACAAGGAGAACTACATGAAAATGAGATCATTTCTAGCATGGAGAACATGGTATTACCTACACATGAAAAGGAATTTCTTACAAAGAGTCAGACACATGAGCAGTTGGAGAAAGAGGCTGACCACACTCTGGAGAAAGTGTCAGACACTAAGGAATTAAGCCTTTCAGATGTCAAGCCAGAAGCAATCGTGCAAATAGACAATAAGCAGATGCCTGGTGTAGAAGGGGATTGTGATTCTTCGATTTTTGAAATAATAAGTAAGCAAGCAGAGGTTGAAAACATTCTTGATGATGTCATCTTAAAATCCAAGGAGCAAGGAGAACTACATGAAAATGAGATCATTTCTAGCATGGAGAACATGGTAATACCTACACATGAGAATGAACTTCTTAAAAAGAGTCAGACACATGAGCAGTTGGAGAAAGAGGCCGACCACACTCTGGATAACAAGTTATATGATGTTACGTCAAATGGGGACCGGTCTTCATATCAGGAACCACAGTCTACGCTCTTTCCTATCATGCAGAGAACTTCTAATACTGTGCAGAATACCATAGGACAAGATGAAGATGATCAAATCAAAGGGCCCACCGGTGACATTCCGCCTTTCAAGGAAAGTTTGATACTACAGGCAGAGTTTTCAGGAGAGTTTAAGGGATACAAGAGTGCCAAGACTGCACTTTTAAATTCTAGCCTTGATGATTTTTGCAAAACTGTCCCCGAAGGATCTAAACAAGGAACCCCGTGTAAGAATACTGAACAGGTAAATTGTGGTGCTGATGAATTTGGTAGATATGAAGGAGATGCACAGGGGCATTTATTGAACGAGAGTCTCATAATCAATTGCAAAAAAACCACCCAAAGTAATTTAGACGCAGTTAGTCAGCAGTTACAGGCAGACCAACCCAAGGCTCTAAATCCTAGTGGTGTAGAAGAAATTGGACCGGAAAAAGAAAATATCTCTGATATGAACAGTTCTCAGCCAGTTCATGTGACGAGCTTATTTTCCAAAGGTTCTCCTGAAAATTCCATACTAGGAATCAATGACGCTTCTGAGGATGAATCTAAAATAATTGAGATCAAAGACTGTCAGCTTCCTGTAGATGATCAATTAGGTTTCATCCTGAGAAGCCCAGTGGATAAGGAATGTGACCAGGTTATTGACTCAAAAGCAATCCGTGATAGAACTCCGGAGTTTGAATTGGATAGGTTGAGTGAAAATTGTATAACTGTTTCAGCATCTTCATTGGCAGATGATAATAACATAAATGAAGATTCCTATCTTCCTGGGTTTCAAAAGTCTAGTGCTGTTGTTGCTGTAAATTCCCAGGATGTTCACTTGGATAGTGACTTTCTGCCAAAAGTTATTGTTTCATCTACAGAAATCAAGGAGCAAAATTTAGTTGAGGATGCATTTGAAGGATGCGGGTTCCATAGCAATGAGCACAATGCTACCAATCATCATATTGAAGATATGTCTGTAAACATAGAGGGAAATCATGATGTCGATGGAAAGGTGGAACTTCTGCAAATCAATGATGTGGATGAAAAGGCGGAATTTTTGCAAATCAATGATGTGGATGAAAAGATGGAACTCTTGCAAATCAATGATGTAGAAGATGGAAATCATGATGTGGATGAAAAGGTGGAACTTTTGCAAATCAATGATGTAGAAGATGGAAATCATGTTGTGTTGCAAATCAAGGATGTGGATGAAAAGGTGGAACTTTTGCAAATCAATGATGTAGAAGATGAAAATCATGATGTGGATGAAAAGGTGGAACTCTTGCAAATCAATGGTGCAGAAGATGGAAATCGTGATGTGGACGAAAAGGTGGAACTTTTGCAAATAAATGATGTGGACGAAATGGTGGAACTTTTGCAAATCAATGATGTGGATGAAAAGGTGGAACTTTTGCAACTCAATGATGTAGAAGATGGAAATCATGACGTGGATGAAAAGGTGGAACTCTTGCAAATCAACGGGGCGGAAGATGGAAATCGTGATGTGGATGAAAAGGTGGAACTTTTGCAAATCAATGGTGCAGAAGATAAAAATCGTGATGTGGATGAAAAGGTGGAACTTTTGCAAATCAATAATGTAGATGAAAAGGTGGAACTTTTGCAAATCAATGATGTGGAAGATGGAAATCATGATGTGGATGAAAAGGTGGAACTCTTGCGAATCAATGGTGCAGAAGATGGAAATTGTGATTTGGATGAAAATGTGGATCTTTTGCAGATCAATGATGTGGATGAAAAGGTGGAACATTTGCAAATCAATGATGTGGATGAAAAGGTGGAAATTTTGCAAATCAATGATGTAGAAGATGGAAATCATGATGTGGATGGAAAGGTGGAACTCTTGCAAATCATTGGTGCAGAAGATGGAAATCGTGATTTGGATGAAAAGGTGGAACTTTTGCAAATCAATGATGTGGATGAAAAGGTGGAACTTTTGCAAATTAATGATGTGGATGAAAAGGTGGAAATTTTGCAAATCAATGATGTAGAAGATGGAAATCATGACGTGGATAAAAAGGTGGAACTCTTGCAAATCAATGGTGCAGAAGATGGAAATCGTGATGTGGATGAAAAGGTGGAACTTTTGCAAATCAATGATGTGGATGAAAAG GTGGAACTCTTGCAAATCAATGGTGCAGAAGATGGAAATCATGATGTGGATGAAAAGGTGGAACTGTTGCAAATCAATGGTGCAGACGATGGAAATTGTGATGTGGACGAAAAGGTGGAACTTTTGCAAATCAATGATGTGGATGAAAAGGTGGAACTTTTGCAAATCAACGATGTAGAAGATGGAAATCATGATGTGGATGAAAAGGTGGAACTCTTGCAAATCAATGGTGCAGAAGATGGAAATCATGATGTGGAAGACAAGGTTGAACTTTTGCAAATCAATGATGCTGAAGAAGGTTTGTCGGATATACTGCCTTTAGTTGAAACTCAACTCAATATGAACTTTTTTTCTTCTGAATTTGACTCTTCTATTGAAGTGAGTGAAGATCCCTTTTCAACTGCAGTTTCTTTGATATGTGAGAAGCAGTGTAGTTTAAGTGAAAATTCAAAGTTACTAAGTTCAGATATGCTTGTAAACAAAGATGGAAATCAAGGTGTCGATGAAAAAGTGGAACTTTTGCAAATCAACGGTGCAGAAGAAGGTTCATTAGATATATCTCCTTCAGTTGAAATTCAACTCGAGAATGTTATTTCTGCTGAATTTGATTCTTCTACTAAAGTGAGTGAAGATCCATGTCTTTTAAgtgaaaaatcaaaattattAGCTTCAGAGAATTCAATCTTCAATGCAACAATCCCACAAGGCAGCGAAGTTAGTTCAATGAAACTCAATGAGAACGCTATTTCTGCTGAATTAGGTTCTTCTATTGATGTGAGTGAAGGCCCCTGTCTTTTAAgtgaaaaatcaaaattattAGCTTCAGAGAATTCAATCTTCAACGCAACAATCCCAGAAGGCAGCGAAGTTAGTTCAGTGAAACTCAATAGGAATGCTATTTCTGCTGATTTAGATTCTTCTATTCAAGTGAGTGAAGGCCCCTTTACTAGTGCAGTTGCTTGGAAATCTGAGGAGCAATGTCTTTTAAGTGAAAAATCGAAGTTACTAGATTCAGATAATTCAATCTTCATTGAAACAATCCTACAAGGTAATGAAGTTGGTTCAGTGAACAGTGAAAGTTTATCAGATGCAGCTGTAACTACTGTCTTTGAGAATGATAAGTCTCCTAATACTGACATGGCAAGTCAGTCAAAAGACAAAATCGACTTTCCAGAAGAAGACAACGGCAAAATAATTCATCT CGAAATAGATGCAACTAAAACCAAGCAGGAAGTTCCGATAGCGAAGCCTCCACTGAATGTTGCTCCCTTTACTGAGGAATGGTTAGCTGCAATAGAAGCAGCTGGAGAG GAGATTTTAATGATGAAGAGTGGCGCTGTACAAAACTCTCCTCCTGACAAAGTCCAGAATGAACCGAACCCTTGGTCACCG GtgaagaaaaatcaagagatTGGACCATTTGATTGTACTAAAATAACCAAACATAACATCCAGAGTTCCGATCCATCGTGA